In a genomic window of Alphaproteobacteria bacterium:
- a CDS encoding NADP-dependent malic enzyme, with product MTSEFSSLDREALLMHAQGKPGKLEIAPTKPLNTQRDLSLAYSPGVAAPCLMIAKDPELAYDYTAKGNLVAIISNGTAVLGLGDLGALAGKPVMEGKAVLFKRFADIDGIDLEVDTRDVDEFVNCVRFLGPTFGGINLEDIKAPECFIIESRLRELMDIPVFHDDQHGTAIIAAAGLLNALDLTGRDIKKVKMVVNGAGAAGIACLELVKALGLPHENALLCDTKGVVYQGRTEGMNQWKSAHAVPTKARTLEQAMEGADIFLGLSVKGCVTQAMVKSMAPKPILFAMANPDPEITPEEARAAVPDAIVATGRSDYPNQINNVLGFPYIFRGALDVRARTINEEMKVAAAHAIASLARQDVPDEVDAAYAGRHLRYGPDYIIPVPFDPRLIASVPLAVAKAAMDSGVARRPIADLDAYVKKLSARLDPTASTLEAIAEKVRANPKRIAFAEGEEEKSIRAALAFLHAGYGTPVLIGREERIQKTIRDLGLQGAEELEVLNARLSDRNALYAERLYARMQRQGLLKRDAMRMVNLERNIFAALMVEAGDADAMVTGLTRSYSAAFDEITRVIDPHPGELVFGHSILIASGRTVFIADTAVHETPDPETIAHIARQMAAKARRWGHEPRLALLSYSNFGNPPSLQAERVRDAVALLDKQKVDFEYDGEMAADVALDPEMMKHYPFCRLSGPANVLIMPGLYSAAISSKLIQKLGKASVIGPVLMGLSKPAQIVPMDATVTDILHMALLAAHDALD from the coding sequence ATGACCAGCGAATTCTCCAGCCTGGATCGCGAAGCCCTGCTGATGCATGCCCAGGGCAAGCCGGGCAAGCTGGAGATCGCGCCCACCAAACCCTTGAACACCCAGCGCGACCTGTCGCTGGCCTATTCGCCGGGGGTTGCCGCTCCTTGCCTGATGATCGCCAAGGATCCCGAACTGGCCTATGACTACACGGCCAAGGGCAATCTGGTCGCCATCATCTCGAACGGCACGGCGGTGCTGGGCCTGGGCGATCTGGGGGCGCTGGCGGGCAAGCCGGTGATGGAAGGCAAGGCGGTTCTGTTCAAGCGCTTCGCCGATATCGACGGCATCGATCTTGAAGTCGACACAAGGGACGTCGACGAATTCGTCAATTGCGTGCGCTTCCTGGGCCCCACCTTCGGCGGCATCAATCTGGAAGACATCAAGGCCCCCGAATGTTTCATCATCGAAAGCCGCTTGCGCGAGCTGATGGACATTCCGGTCTTTCACGACGACCAGCACGGCACCGCCATCATCGCCGCCGCCGGCCTTTTGAACGCGCTTGACCTCACGGGCCGCGACATCAAGAAGGTGAAGATGGTGGTGAATGGCGCGGGTGCCGCTGGCATCGCCTGTCTGGAACTGGTGAAAGCCCTGGGTCTTCCCCACGAAAACGCGCTTTTGTGCGACACCAAGGGCGTGGTCTATCAGGGCCGCACCGAAGGCATGAACCAATGGAAAAGTGCCCATGCCGTGCCCACCAAGGCCCGCACGCTTGAGCAGGCGATGGAGGGGGCCGACATTTTCCTGGGCCTGTCGGTCAAGGGTTGCGTGACACAGGCCATGGTCAAAAGCATGGCCCCCAAGCCGATCCTGTTCGCCATGGCCAATCCCGATCCTGAAATCACGCCCGAGGAGGCCAGGGCCGCTGTCCCCGACGCCATCGTGGCGACCGGACGCAGCGACTATCCCAACCAGATCAACAATGTGCTGGGCTTTCCCTATATCTTCCGGGGCGCTTTGGACGTGCGCGCCAGAACCATCAATGAAGAGATGAAGGTCGCCGCCGCCCACGCCATCGCCTCCCTGGCCCGCCAGGACGTGCCCGACGAGGTGGACGCCGCCTATGCCGGACGCCATCTTCGCTACGGACCCGATTACATCATTCCCGTTCCCTTCGATCCACGCCTGATCGCCTCGGTGCCGCTGGCCGTCGCCAAGGCCGCCATGGATTCCGGCGTGGCGCGACGTCCGATCGCCGATCTTGACGCCTATGTCAAAAAGCTGTCGGCCCGCCTGGACCCCACCGCCTCGACGCTGGAGGCCATCGCCGAAAAGGTGCGCGCCAATCCCAAGCGCATCGCCTTCGCCGAGGGCGAGGAGGAAAAAAGCATCCGCGCCGCCCTGGCCTTCTTGCATGCAGGCTACGGCACGCCGGTGCTGATCGGCAGGGAAGAGCGCATCCAGAAAACCATTCGCGATCTTGGCCTGCAGGGCGCCGAGGAGCTTGAGGTGCTCAACGCCCGCCTGTCCGACCGCAACGCCCTTTACGCCGAACGCCTGTATGCCCGCATGCAGCGCCAAGGCCTATTGAAGCGCGACGCCATGCGCATGGTCAATCTGGAGCGCAACATCTTCGCCGCCCTGATGGTGGAGGCGGGCGACGCCGACGCCATGGTGACCGGCCTGACGCGCAGCTATTCGGCGGCCTTCGACGAGATCACCCGCGTCATCGACCCCCATCCCGGCGAACTGGTTTTCGGCCATTCGATCCTGATTGCCAGCGGACGCACGGTTTTCATCGCCGATACCGCCGTGCATGAAACGCCCGACCCCGAAACCATCGCCCATATCGCGAGGCAAATGGCGGCCAAGGCCCGGCGCTGGGGGCATGAACCTAGGCTTGCCTTGCTCTCTTACTCCAATTTCGGCAATCCGCCGTCGCTTCAGGCCGAGCGCGTGCGCGACGCCGTGGCGCTGCTGGACAAGCAAAAGGTCGATTTCGAATATGACGGCGAAATGGCCGCCGACGTGGCGCTCGATCCCGAGATGATGAAACATTATCCCTTCTGCCGCCTGTCGGGACCGGCCAATGTGCTGATCATGCCGGGCCTGTACAGCGCCGCGATTTCATCGAAGCTGATCCAGAAGCTGGGCAAGGCGTCGGTGATCGGACCCGTGCTGATGGGCTTGTCCAAACCCGCGCAGATCGTGCCCATGGACGCCACGGTGACCGATATCTTGCATATGGCGCTGCTGGCCGCCCACGACGCGTTGGATTGA
- a CDS encoding HIT family protein — protein sequence MHKDCIFCKIVAGVIPCFKIYEDEHTLAFMDINPVNPGHCLVVPKNHAPNLFESDDADLARTMAVVRKISRAVQKALNPYGLNLLQANGPGAAQSVFHLHLHIIPRERDDDLRMNWGLKSGNKDEIAAIAEKIKEAIED from the coding sequence ATGCACAAGGACTGCATTTTTTGCAAAATCGTGGCGGGAGTCATTCCCTGCTTCAAGATTTACGAAGACGAGCACACGCTGGCCTTCATGGACATCAACCCGGTCAATCCCGGCCACTGTCTGGTGGTGCCCAAGAACCACGCGCCCAATCTGTTCGAAAGCGACGACGCCGATCTGGCTCGCACCATGGCCGTCGTGCGCAAAATTTCCAGGGCGGTTCAAAAGGCGCTGAACCCCTATGGCCTTAATCTGTTGCAGGCCAACGGACCGGGAGCGGCGCAGTCGGTTTTCCATCTGCATCTGCACATCATCCCGCGCGAGCGCGATGACGATCTGCGCATGAATTGGGGCTTGAAGTCGGGCAACAAGGACGAGATCGCCGCCATCGCCGAAAAGATCAAGGAAGCGATCGAGGATTAA
- a CDS encoding glycine--tRNA ligase subunit beta, giving the protein MPELLLELFSEEIPARMQDEAARALAHGVMSGLNANGLGVGDHDIEFFATPRRLVLIVHNLPELQPDVKEERKGPRVGAPQQAIDGFLKSAGLASLDQCEKQDTGKGEFWIANIEKKGRRTKYVLVDILKTVICGFAWPKSMRWSDYNFRWVRPLHNILALFDGQPIPLLIERKGENKPYDPSTYEQPGAWAEIQAAKSAVLAANDKTCGHRFMAPDPFAVRDVKDYLGRLKSVYVVLDGDERKRIIATQLGNMCEDAGLKLRDDKGLLDEVAGLVEWPVVLMGRIDDKFMDVPPEVLITSMRSHQKYFSLLNADGSLAPRFALVSNMVTEDKGKAIVAGNERVLRARLSDAKFFWDQDRKHSLESRLPKLDQRVFYKGLGTMQDKARRLEKLAEGLAAFVPGCDAGLAARAAKLAKADLSTGMVGEFPELQGVMGRYYAQNDGEQADVAQAVADHYAPQGPSDRCPTAPVSVAVALADKLDTLVGFFAIGEKPTGSKDPFALRRAALGVIRLIIENKLRLPLSAAFMMAGNQYGELLDESGLKAAYADLPGFFADRLKVHLKEQKTRHDLVDAVFALGGEDDLVRLLARVAALQAFLASADGANLLTGYKRAANILKIEEKKDKKGYSEAVLLDRLQEAPERALADALGKAQGLIGESLRAEDFMGAMGVMAGLRQPVDAFFDQVTVNSEEQELRANRLRLLAGIRSAVDQVADFSKIEG; this is encoded by the coding sequence ATGCCCGAGCTTCTGCTTGAACTTTTCTCGGAAGAAATTCCCGCCCGCATGCAAGACGAGGCGGCCAGGGCGCTGGCCCACGGCGTGATGTCCGGGCTGAACGCCAATGGCCTTGGCGTCGGCGATCACGACATCGAATTCTTCGCCACGCCGCGCCGACTGGTCCTGATCGTGCACAATCTGCCCGAGCTGCAGCCCGACGTGAAGGAAGAGCGCAAGGGACCGCGCGTCGGCGCCCCCCAGCAGGCCATCGACGGCTTCTTGAAGTCGGCGGGTCTTGCGTCGCTGGACCAGTGCGAAAAGCAAGATACCGGCAAGGGCGAATTCTGGATCGCCAATATCGAAAAGAAGGGGCGTCGCACCAAATATGTTTTGGTCGATATCCTGAAAACGGTGATCTGCGGTTTCGCCTGGCCGAAATCGATGCGCTGGTCGGACTATAATTTCCGCTGGGTGCGTCCGCTTCACAACATTCTGGCCCTGTTCGACGGCCAGCCCATTCCGCTGCTCATCGAGCGCAAGGGCGAGAACAAGCCCTACGATCCCAGCACCTACGAACAACCGGGGGCCTGGGCCGAAATCCAGGCCGCCAAAAGCGCCGTGCTGGCCGCCAACGACAAAACCTGCGGGCACCGTTTCATGGCGCCCGACCCGTTCGCCGTGCGGGACGTCAAGGATTACCTGGGCCGCCTGAAATCGGTTTACGTGGTTCTGGACGGCGACGAAAGGAAGCGCATCATCGCCACGCAGCTTGGCAATATGTGCGAGGATGCCGGGCTTAAACTGCGCGACGACAAGGGCCTGCTCGATGAAGTGGCGGGACTGGTCGAATGGCCGGTGGTGCTGATGGGGCGCATCGACGACAAATTCATGGATGTGCCGCCCGAAGTGCTGATCACCTCGATGCGCAGCCATCAGAAATATTTCTCGTTGCTCAATGCCGACGGTTCGTTGGCACCGCGCTTCGCCCTGGTCTCCAACATGGTGACCGAGGACAAAGGCAAGGCCATCGTGGCGGGCAATGAGCGCGTGTTGCGCGCCCGTTTGTCGGACGCCAAATTCTTCTGGGACCAGGACAGGAAGCACAGTCTGGAATCGCGCCTGCCCAAGCTGGACCAGCGCGTCTTCTACAAGGGCCTGGGCACCATGCAAGACAAGGCAAGGCGCTTGGAGAAGCTGGCCGAGGGGCTGGCTGCTTTCGTGCCCGGCTGCGATGCTGGGCTGGCCGCCAGAGCCGCGAAACTGGCCAAGGCCGACCTGTCCACCGGCATGGTTGGCGAATTCCCCGAACTGCAGGGCGTGATGGGCCGCTATTACGCCCAGAACGACGGCGAGCAAGCCGATGTCGCCCAGGCGGTGGCCGACCATTACGCGCCCCAGGGGCCTTCCGACCGCTGCCCCACAGCGCCCGTGTCGGTGGCCGTGGCGCTGGCCGACAAGCTGGACACGTTGGTCGGTTTCTTCGCCATCGGCGAAAAGCCCACGGGGTCCAAGGATCCGTTCGCGCTCAGGCGCGCCGCCCTCGGCGTCATCCGCCTGATCATCGAAAACAAGCTGCGCCTGCCCCTAAGCGCCGCCTTCATGATGGCGGGCAACCAATATGGCGAGCTTCTGGACGAAAGCGGGCTGAAAGCCGCCTATGCCGACCTGCCCGGCTTCTTCGCCGACCGTTTGAAAGTGCATCTGAAGGAGCAGAAAACGCGCCACGATCTGGTGGACGCGGTCTTCGCCCTGGGCGGCGAGGACGATCTGGTCCGCCTGCTGGCTCGAGTCGCGGCCCTTCAGGCTTTTCTGGCCAGCGCCGACGGGGCCAATCTGCTGACCGGCTACAAGCGGGCGGCCAATATCTTGAAAATTGAGGAAAAGAAAGACAAAAAGGGCTATAGTGAAGCCGTTCTTCTGGACAGGCTTCAAGAAGCCCCGGAACGGGCCTTGGCCGATGCTCTTGGGAAAGCCCAGGGGCTGATCGGCGAAAGCCTGCGGGCCGAGGACTTCATGGGGGCGATGGGTGTGATGGCTGGCCTGCGCCAGCCAGTGGACGCCTTTTTCGACCAAGTCACGGTCAATTCGGAAGAACAAGAACTTCGGGCCAACCGGCTCAGGCTTCTGGCCGGCATCCGATCGGCCGTGGATCAGGTAGCGGATTTCTCAAAGATCGAGGGGTAA
- a CDS encoding glycine--tRNA ligase subunit alpha codes for MHNKKPSFQDLILTLQAFWARQGCVILQPYDMEVGAGTFHPATTLRALGKKPWKAAYVQPSRRPADGRYGENPNRLQHYYQFQVILKPSPANAQDLYLQSLKELGIDPMKHDIRFVEDDWESPTLGAWGLGWEVWCDGMEVTQFTYFQQVGGIECDPVSAELTYGLERLAMYIQGVENVFDLDFNGQGVKYGDVFHQAEVEYSAHNFEHAGTDMLLRHFEDAEAECKALLGQNLALPAYDQCIKASHRFNLLDARGVISVAERQAYIGRVRQLAKACCEGWLKSQGEL; via the coding sequence ATGCACAACAAGAAACCCAGTTTCCAGGATCTGATCCTGACCCTGCAGGCCTTCTGGGCCAGGCAGGGCTGTGTGATTTTGCAGCCCTACGACATGGAAGTGGGGGCTGGCACCTTCCATCCCGCCACCACCTTGCGGGCCTTGGGCAAGAAACCCTGGAAGGCGGCCTATGTGCAGCCCTCGCGCCGCCCGGCCGACGGGCGCTATGGCGAGAATCCCAACCGGCTGCAGCATTATTACCAATTCCAGGTCATCTTGAAGCCCAGCCCGGCCAATGCGCAGGATTTGTATCTGCAAAGCCTGAAGGAACTGGGCATCGATCCCATGAAGCACGACATTCGCTTCGTGGAAGACGATTGGGAAAGCCCCACCTTGGGGGCCTGGGGCTTGGGCTGGGAAGTGTGGTGCGACGGCATGGAAGTGACGCAGTTCACCTATTTCCAGCAAGTGGGCGGCATCGAATGCGACCCGGTCTCGGCCGAGCTGACCTATGGGCTTGAGCGCTTGGCCATGTACATCCAAGGCGTCGAGAATGTCTTCGACCTCGATTTCAACGGCCAGGGCGTCAAATACGGCGACGTCTTCCATCAGGCCGAGGTGGAATATTCGGCCCATAATTTCGAACATGCGGGCACCGACATGCTGCTGCGCCATTTCGAAGACGCCGAAGCCGAATGCAAGGCGCTGCTGGGCCAGAATCTGGCCCTGCCCGCCTATGACCAATGCATCAAGGCCAGCCATCGCTTCAATCTGCTGGACGCCAGGGGCGTGATCAGCGTGGCCGAGCGCCAGGCCTATATCGGGCGCGTTCGCCAGTTGGCCAAGGCCTGCTGCGAAGGCTGGCTCAAAAGCCAAGGGGAGCTGTAG
- a CDS encoding O-acetyl-ADP-ribose deacetylase: MSRLYVHEGDITRLQVDAIVNAANESLLGGGGVDGAIHLAAGPGLLEECKTLGGCATGEAKVTKGYGLPAKWIIHTVGPVWQDGSQGEDALLASCYRRCMEEAGRLKVASLAFPCIATGVYGYPPERAARIAVATVTAGLATCEMLERVVFVTFDPSATQIYQALLPVS, translated from the coding sequence ATGTCCCGCCTTTACGTTCACGAAGGCGACATCACCCGTTTGCAGGTGGACGCCATCGTGAACGCCGCCAATGAATCGCTATTGGGCGGGGGCGGCGTCGATGGCGCCATCCATCTTGCCGCTGGTCCCGGCCTACTGGAAGAATGCAAAACCCTGGGCGGCTGCGCCACCGGCGAGGCGAAGGTCACCAAGGGCTACGGCCTGCCCGCCAAGTGGATCATCCATACGGTGGGGCCGGTCTGGCAAGATGGTTCGCAAGGCGAAGATGCGCTGCTGGCGTCTTGTTATCGCCGCTGCATGGAAGAGGCGGGTCGGCTGAAAGTCGCCTCGCTGGCCTTTCCCTGCATTGCCACCGGCGTCTATGGCTATCCCCCGGAGCGCGCCGCTCGCATCGCCGTCGCTACCGTCACGGCCGGTCTGGCGACATGCGAGATGCTGGAGCGCGTGGTCTTCGTTACCTTCGATCCCTCAGCCACGCAAATCTATCAGGCGTTGTTGCCGGTTTCCTGA
- the ppa gene encoding inorganic diphosphatase, whose translation MDVKKIPIGSNPPYEVNVIIEIPMGGSPVKYEMDKESGAIFVDRFLHTAMYYPMNYGFIPHTLSQDGDPIDAAVLGNIPVIPGVVIRSRPIGVLLMEDEGGIDEKILCVPVDKLHPFHSNVGSYRDLQGIMLEQIAHFFAHYKDLEKGKWVQVKRWGEPEEALDLIRQGIERAKEAK comes from the coding sequence ATGGACGTCAAAAAAATCCCCATCGGGTCCAACCCGCCCTACGAAGTCAATGTCATCATCGAAATTCCCATGGGCGGCAGCCCGGTGAAATACGAGATGGACAAGGAATCGGGGGCCATCTTCGTCGACCGCTTCTTGCACACGGCGATGTACTATCCGATGAATTATGGATTCATTCCGCACACGCTAAGCCAGGATGGCGATCCCATCGACGCCGCTGTGCTGGGCAACATTCCGGTCATTCCCGGCGTGGTCATCCGCTCGCGCCCCATCGGCGTTCTGCTGATGGAAGACGAAGGCGGCATCGACGAGAAAATTCTGTGCGTGCCCGTCGACAAGCTGCATCCTTTCCATTCCAACGTCGGCTCGTACCGCGACCTGCAAGGCATCATGCTGGAACAGATCGCCCACTTCTTCGCCCATTACAAAGACCTGGAAAAGGGCAAATGGGTGCAGGTCAAGCGTTGGGGCGAGCCTGAGGAAGCGCTGGATCTGATCCGCCAGGGCATCGAGCGGGCGAAAGAAGCGAAATAG
- a CDS encoding PAS domain-containing protein, with translation MPRPPAIQPARYLPAALAVATPAILVMFVLAFLRLMPFWAFFAASALVFAATALLIHRHLTDLLAAEALVRSLDDANQKTYYRPERGWAAGLIAQLFRLRENWSRELRRQYAIAGTYETVLDSLPDPLLLLDDKRRVVRANLTARKLFGRDLRERDLAQFLRDPDVLEAVDAVLAGTSGQEVPFESAGTVARIFLARIEPLPVKALDNAVALLTFHDITALKRTEQMRADFVANASHELRTPLATLSGFIETLQGPAKDDAEAHEKFLAIMFDQTSRMSRLVQDLLSLSRVELNELTPPTESVDLGKLLSSVTDGLAINAKAKEATLSLSLPPDLPLVTGAADELTQIFQNLIDNAIKYGKRGGNVGVEVRRVDRGPMTMGPEARQDCVAITVSDEGEGIAKEHLPRLTERFYRVDTARSRAMGGTGLGLAIVKHMVNRHRGALQIESTLGVGSRFTVFLPRYQETGNNA, from the coding sequence ATGCCGCGTCCCCCAGCCATTCAGCCAGCCCGCTATCTGCCCGCCGCGCTGGCCGTGGCGACGCCCGCCATTCTGGTCATGTTCGTCCTGGCCTTTCTGCGCCTGATGCCCTTCTGGGCCTTTTTCGCGGCCAGCGCCCTGGTCTTCGCAGCCACCGCCCTGCTCATTCACCGCCATCTGACCGACTTGCTGGCCGCCGAGGCGCTGGTCCGCTCTCTCGACGACGCCAATCAAAAGACATATTACCGGCCCGAGCGCGGCTGGGCCGCCGGGCTGATCGCGCAGCTTTTCCGCCTGCGCGAGAATTGGAGCCGCGAGCTGCGCCGCCAATACGCCATCGCGGGCACTTACGAAACCGTGCTGGACAGCCTGCCCGACCCGCTGCTGCTGCTTGACGATAAGCGGCGCGTGGTCCGCGCCAATCTGACGGCGCGCAAATTGTTCGGTCGCGACCTGCGCGAGCGCGACTTGGCCCAGTTCCTGCGCGATCCCGACGTGCTGGAAGCGGTGGACGCCGTTCTGGCGGGAACCAGCGGCCAGGAAGTGCCTTTCGAATCGGCGGGCACGGTGGCGCGCATTTTCCTGGCGCGCATCGAACCTTTGCCGGTCAAGGCGCTCGACAACGCGGTGGCGCTGCTGACCTTCCACGACATCACCGCGCTTAAGCGCACCGAGCAGATGCGCGCTGACTTCGTGGCCAACGCCAGCCACGAATTGCGCACGCCGCTGGCCACGCTTTCGGGTTTCATCGAAACCCTGCAAGGCCCCGCCAAGGACGATGCCGAGGCGCATGAAAAATTCCTGGCCATCATGTTCGACCAAACGTCTCGCATGTCGCGTCTGGTGCAAGATCTGCTAAGCCTGTCCAGGGTCGAGCTGAACGAACTGACCCCGCCCACCGAAAGCGTTGATCTGGGCAAGCTGCTGTCATCCGTCACTGACGGTTTGGCGATCAACGCCAAGGCCAAGGAGGCGACGCTGTCCTTGTCGCTGCCGCCGGACCTGCCGCTGGTAACCGGCGCCGCCGACGAGCTGACGCAGATTTTTCAAAACCTGATCGACAACGCCATCAAGTACGGCAAGCGCGGCGGCAATGTCGGCGTCGAGGTCCGGCGCGTCGATAGGGGTCCGATGACCATGGGACCCGAAGCGCGGCAAGATTGCGTGGCGATCACTGTCAGCGACGAAGGCGAGGGCATCGCAAAGGAGCATCTGCCGCGCCTGACCGAGCGGTTTTATCGCGTCGATACGGCCAGATCGCGCGCCATGGGCGGCACCGGCCTGGGCCTGGCCATCGTCAAACATATGGTGAACCGCCATCGCGGCGCGCTGCAAATCGAAAGCACGCTGGGCGTCGGGTCGCGCTTTACGGTCTTCCTGCCGCGTTATCAGGAAACCGGCAACAACGCCTGA
- a CDS encoding pyruvate, phosphate dikinase, which translates to MTKWVYTFGGGSSEGRADMKNLLGGKGANLAEMAGLGLPVPPGFTITTEVCTYYYANKETYPSDLDAQIEAGLAHIEKIVDAKFGDTANPLLVSVRSGARASMPGMMDTVLNLGLNDATVAGLAKRAGDERFAFDSYRRFIQMYCNVVLEIPSHNFEEILEGVKEDKGYHLDTDLKADDWKKVVELYKKKVQDKLGKPFPQDPKEQLRGAVGAVFGSWMNQRACTYRRLHDIPESWGTAVNVQAMVFGNMGDDSATGVCFTRNPSTGENLFYGEFLINAQGEDVVAGIRTPQQITLAGKNAQKSDLPAMEEVMPVMFKELNDVRLKLEKHYRDMQDMEFTIQKGKLWMLQTRNGKRTAKAALRVAVEMANEGLITKEEAIKRVEPQALDQLLHPTLDPKAKRDVLGKGLPASPGAASGRVVFTADEAEAWAQKGEKVMLVRVETSPEDIGGMHVAQGILTTRGGMTSHAAVVARGMGRPCVAGCGELRVDYAAKTFKAGARIVKEGDVITIDGSSGEVMMGEVPTIQPELTGDFGRLMEWADAVRKLKVRANAETPLDASTARKFGAEGIGLCRTEHMFFDPKRIIAMREMILADNEAGRRTALAKLIPFQRQDFIDLFTIMRGLPVTIRLLDPPLHEFLPQGEAEAADVAKEAGVDIATVRARSAALHEANPMLGHRGCRLGVTYPEIYEMQAQAIFEAAVEVSKSGEPVVPEIMIPLVSTKKELDLMKASVDKMAAEVFAKAGKKLVYHVGTMIELPRAALQAGKIAETAEFFSFGTNDLTQTTLGMSRDDSGPFLEVYRAKGIYEQDPFASLDVDGVGELIKIAKERGRATRADIKLGICGEHGGDPASIQFCQKVGLDYVSCSPYRVPIARLAAAQAALGSHEDRTA; encoded by the coding sequence ATGACGAAATGGGTCTACACGTTCGGTGGCGGCAGTTCCGAAGGACGCGCCGACATGAAGAACCTTCTGGGCGGCAAGGGTGCCAATCTGGCCGAAATGGCCGGACTGGGTCTGCCCGTTCCCCCCGGCTTCACCATCACCACCGAAGTCTGCACCTACTATTACGCCAACAAGGAAACCTATCCGTCCGACCTTGACGCCCAGATCGAGGCTGGCTTGGCCCACATCGAAAAGATCGTCGACGCCAAGTTCGGCGACACGGCCAATCCGCTGCTGGTTTCGGTGCGCTCTGGCGCCAGGGCCTCGATGCCCGGCATGATGGACACCGTGCTCAATCTTGGCCTCAACGACGCCACCGTGGCGGGTCTGGCCAAGCGGGCCGGCGACGAACGCTTCGCCTTCGACAGCTACCGGCGCTTCATCCAGATGTATTGCAACGTGGTTCTTGAAATTCCCTCGCACAATTTCGAGGAAATTCTGGAAGGCGTTAAGGAAGACAAAGGCTATCATCTGGACACCGACCTGAAGGCCGACGACTGGAAGAAAGTGGTCGAGCTTTACAAGAAGAAGGTGCAAGACAAGCTGGGCAAGCCCTTCCCGCAGGACCCCAAGGAACAGCTGCGGGGCGCCGTGGGCGCCGTGTTCGGCTCGTGGATGAACCAGCGCGCCTGCACCTATCGCCGCTTGCATGACATCCCCGAATCCTGGGGCACGGCGGTCAATGTTCAGGCCATGGTGTTCGGCAACATGGGCGACGATTCGGCGACTGGCGTTTGCTTTACCCGCAATCCCTCGACCGGCGAGAATCTGTTCTACGGCGAATTCCTGATCAACGCCCAGGGCGAAGACGTGGTGGCGGGCATCCGCACGCCGCAGCAGATCACCCTGGCGGGCAAGAACGCCCAGAAAAGCGATCTTCCGGCCATGGAAGAAGTGATGCCCGTCATGTTCAAGGAATTGAACGACGTGCGATTGAAGCTGGAAAAACATTACCGCGACATGCAGGACATGGAGTTCACCATCCAGAAGGGCAAGTTGTGGATGCTCCAGACCCGCAACGGCAAGCGCACCGCCAAGGCGGCGCTGCGGGTCGCCGTCGAGATGGCGAACGAGGGCCTGATCACCAAGGAAGAGGCGATCAAGCGCGTCGAGCCGCAGGCGCTTGATCAGCTCTTGCATCCCACGCTGGACCCCAAGGCCAAGCGCGACGTGCTGGGCAAGGGCCTGCCCGCCTCGCCGGGCGCTGCGTCGGGCCGTGTCGTGTTCACCGCCGACGAGGCCGAAGCCTGGGCCCAGAAGGGCGAGAAGGTCATGCTGGTGCGCGTCGAAACCAGCCCCGAAGACATCGGCGGCATGCATGTGGCGCAAGGCATCCTGACCACGCGCGGCGGCATGACCAGCCACGCCGCCGTGGTGGCCCGCGGCATGGGCCGTCCTTGCGTCGCCGGTTGCGGCGAATTGCGCGTTGATTACGCCGCCAAAACCTTCAAGGCGGGTGCCCGCATCGTTAAGGAAGGCGACGTCATCACCATCGACGGCTCGTCGGGCGAAGTGATGATGGGCGAAGTGCCGACCATCCAGCCGGAACTGACCGGCGACTTCGGTCGCCTGATGGAATGGGCCGACGCCGTGCGCAAGCTGAAGGTGCGCGCCAATGCCGAGACGCCGCTGGATGCCAGCACGGCCCGCAAGTTCGGGGCCGAGGGCATCGGACTGTGCCGCACCGAGCATATGTTCTTCGATCCCAAGCGCATCATCGCCATGCGCGAAATGATCCTGGCCGACAACGAGGCGGGACGGCGCACGGCGCTGGCCAAGCTGATTCCCTTCCAGCGCCAGGATTTCATTGATCTCTTCACCATCATGCGCGGCCTGCCGGTGACCATCCGCCTTCTGGATCCGCCGCTGCATGAATTCCTGCCCCAGGGCGAGGCCGAGGCAGCCGACGTCGCCAAGGAAGCGGGCGTCGACATCGCCACCGTCAGGGCGCGTTCAGCCGCCTTGCACGAAGCCAATCCCATGCTGGGCCATCGCGGCTGCCGCCTGGGCGTCACCTATCCCGAAATCTACGAGATGCAGGCCCAGGCCATTTTCGAAGCCGCGGTCGAAGTTTCGAAGTCTGGCGAGCCGGTGGTGCCCGAGATCATGATTCCCTTGGTCAGCACCAAGAAGGAGCTTGATCTGATGAAGGCCTCGGTCGACAAGATGGCGGCGGAAGTCTTCGCCAAGGCTGGCAAGAAGCTGGTCTATCACGTCGGCACCATGATCGAACTGCCCAGGGCCGCCCTGCAGGCGGGCAAGATCGCCGAGACGGCCGAGTTCTTCAGCTTCGGCACCAACGATCTGACCCAGACCACGCTGGGCATGTCGCGTGACGATTCGGGACCGTTCCTGGAAGTCTATCGCGCCAAGGGCATCTATGAGCAAGACCCCTTCGCGTCGCTTGACGTCGATGGCGTCGGCGAGCTGATCAAGATCGCCAAGGAGCGCGGTCGCGCCACTCGCGCCGACATCAAGCTGGGAATCTGCGGCGAACATGGCGGCGATCCGGCCTCGATCCAGTTCTGCCAGAAGGTGGGGCTGGATTACGTGTCCTGCTCGCCTTACCGCGTGCCCATCGCGCGCCTGGCCGCAGCGCAGGCCGCCCTGGGTTCGCACGAAGACCGCACGGCGTAA